A genomic segment from Modestobacter roseus encodes:
- a CDS encoding TIGR01777 family oxidoreductase: protein MKVAVTGSSGLIGTALVPALQADGHEVLRLVRRTPRTADEHRWDPEHRQIAPAVLADVDAVVNLAGVGVGDRRWSEGHKQRVLRSRVDSTTTVSQALADAAAADPGRPRVLLSGSAVGFYGDTGDRVVDESAPAGTDFLARVCVAWEGATAPATDAGVRVATLRTGLVLGRGGLLGRMLPLFRLGLGGRLGSGRQYQPWISLRDEVDAIRFLLTADVSGPVNLTGPTPVTNTEFTAALGRAVHRPAVLPVPGPALHLVLGEFAEVGVLAGQRAVPAVLEAAGFRHTHTDVDAALAAALADG, encoded by the coding sequence ATGAAGGTCGCCGTCACAGGTTCCTCCGGGCTCATCGGCACCGCGCTGGTGCCCGCGCTCCAGGCGGACGGCCACGAGGTGCTGCGGCTGGTCCGCCGCACCCCGCGGACCGCCGACGAGCACCGGTGGGACCCCGAGCACCGCCAGATCGCCCCCGCGGTGCTCGCCGACGTCGACGCGGTGGTCAACCTGGCCGGCGTGGGAGTGGGCGACCGGCGGTGGAGCGAGGGCCACAAGCAGCGGGTGCTGCGCAGCCGGGTGGACAGCACCACCACGGTCAGCCAGGCGCTCGCCGACGCCGCGGCGGCCGACCCCGGGCGCCCGCGCGTGCTGCTGTCCGGCTCCGCCGTCGGTTTCTACGGCGACACCGGCGACCGGGTGGTCGACGAGTCGGCGCCCGCCGGCACGGACTTCCTCGCCCGGGTGTGCGTGGCGTGGGAGGGCGCGACCGCCCCGGCCACCGACGCCGGCGTCCGGGTGGCCACCCTGCGCACCGGGCTGGTCCTCGGCCGCGGCGGCCTGCTCGGGCGGATGCTGCCGCTGTTCCGCCTCGGACTCGGTGGGCGGCTCGGCTCCGGGCGGCAGTACCAGCCGTGGATCAGCCTGCGCGACGAGGTCGACGCGATCCGCTTCCTGCTCACCGCCGACGTCTCCGGACCGGTGAACCTGACCGGGCCCACGCCGGTCACCAACACCGAGTTCACCGCCGCCCTCGGCCGCGCCGTGCACCGCCCGGCCGTGCTGCCGGTGCCCGGCCCGGCCCTGCACCTGGTGCTCGGTGAGTTCGCCGAGGTGGGCGTGCTGGCCGGCCAGCGCGCCGTCCCGGCGGTGCTGGAGGCCGCGGGGTTCCGGCACACCCACACCGACGTCGACGCCGCCCTGGCGGCTGCCCTCGCCGACGGCTGA
- a CDS encoding biotin/lipoyl-containing protein — MPTSVTMPALGESVTEGTVTRWLKQEGEQVEVDEPLLEVSTDKVDTEIPSPAAGVLTKILVGEDETVDVGAELAVIGGDGDGGAPAAPAQEAPAQEAPAQEAPRSRSPRSRSPRRRPPRRRHRPRRPLLSRLRRSPRAAVPVVVRAPR, encoded by the coding sequence ATGCCGACGTCCGTCACCATGCCCGCCCTGGGCGAGAGCGTCACCGAGGGCACGGTCACCCGCTGGCTGAAGCAGGAGGGTGAGCAGGTCGAGGTCGACGAGCCGCTCCTGGAGGTGTCCACCGACAAGGTGGACACCGAGATCCCGTCGCCGGCCGCCGGCGTGCTCACCAAGATCCTGGTCGGTGAGGACGAGACGGTCGACGTGGGCGCCGAGCTCGCGGTGATCGGCGGGGACGGCGACGGCGGCGCCCCGGCCGCCCCCGCGCAGGAGGCCCCCGCGCAGGAGGCACCGGCCCAGGAGGCCCCGCGCAGCAGGAGCCCGCGCAGCAGGAGCCCGCGCAGGAGGCCCCCGCGCAGGAGGCACCGGCCCAGGAGGCCCCTGCTGAGCCGACTCCGGCGCAGTCCTCGGGCGGCGGTTCCGGTGGTGGTCAGGGCACCCCGGTGA
- the lpdA gene encoding dihydrolipoyl dehydrogenase — translation MSAPTTPADLVILGGGSGGYAAALRGAELGLSVVLIERDKVGGTCLHRGCIPTKALLHSGEIADMAREGEQFGVKTSLAGIDMDGVNAYKDGVISKLYKGLQGLIKSRKITYVEGEGRLVSPTAVQVNGETYEGRHVLLATGSYARSLPGIDVDGTKVITSDHALGLDRVPTSAIILGGGVIGCEFASAWKSFGVDVTIVEGLKHLVPLEDESSSKLLERAFRRRKIGFELGNRVSTVQTTADGVKVTLENGKELEAELVLVAVGRGPVSQGLGYEEAGVAMDRGYVLVDEYCQTNVPTISAVGDLIPTLQLAHVGFGEGILVAERLAGLPVVPIDYAGVPRVTYSDPEVASVGLTEAQAKEKYGEVEVLTYDLGGNGRSQILKTAGAVKLVRAADGPVIGVHMVGSRVGELIAEAQLIYNWEALPDEVAQLIHPHPTQSEALGEAHLALAGKPLHAHS, via the coding sequence GTGAGCGCACCGACCACCCCCGCTGACCTGGTCATCCTCGGTGGTGGCTCCGGTGGCTACGCCGCCGCGCTGCGCGGCGCGGAACTCGGCCTGTCCGTCGTGCTGATCGAGCGGGACAAGGTCGGCGGCACCTGCCTGCACCGTGGCTGCATCCCCACCAAGGCGCTGCTGCACAGCGGCGAGATCGCCGACATGGCCCGCGAGGGCGAGCAGTTCGGCGTGAAGACCTCGCTGGCCGGCATCGACATGGACGGCGTCAACGCCTACAAGGACGGCGTGATCAGCAAGCTCTACAAGGGTCTGCAGGGCCTGATCAAGAGCCGCAAGATCACCTACGTCGAGGGCGAGGGCCGGCTGGTCTCCCCCACCGCCGTCCAGGTGAACGGCGAGACCTACGAGGGCCGCCACGTCCTGCTGGCCACCGGCTCCTACGCCCGCTCGCTGCCGGGCATCGACGTCGACGGCACCAAGGTCATCACCAGCGACCACGCCCTGGGCCTGGACCGGGTGCCCACCTCGGCGATCATCCTCGGCGGCGGCGTCATCGGCTGCGAGTTCGCCAGCGCCTGGAAGTCCTTCGGCGTCGACGTCACCATCGTCGAGGGCCTCAAGCACCTGGTCCCGCTGGAGGACGAGTCCTCCTCCAAGCTGCTGGAGCGGGCCTTCCGCCGTCGCAAGATCGGCTTCGAGCTCGGCAACCGCGTCTCCACCGTGCAGACCACCGCCGACGGCGTGAAGGTCACCCTGGAGAACGGCAAGGAGCTCGAGGCGGAGCTGGTGCTGGTGGCCGTCGGCCGCGGACCGGTCAGCCAGGGCCTGGGCTACGAGGAGGCCGGGGTCGCCATGGACCGCGGCTACGTCCTGGTCGACGAGTACTGCCAGACCAACGTCCCGACGATCTCCGCGGTCGGCGACCTCATCCCCACCCTGCAGCTGGCCCACGTCGGCTTCGGCGAGGGCATCCTCGTGGCCGAGCGCCTGGCCGGCCTGCCGGTCGTGCCGATCGACTACGCCGGCGTCCCCCGGGTCACCTACTCCGACCCCGAGGTCGCCTCCGTCGGCCTGACCGAGGCCCAGGCGAAGGAGAAGTACGGCGAGGTCGAGGTGCTCACCTACGACCTGGGCGGCAACGGCCGCAGCCAGATCCTCAAGACCGCCGGCGCGGTCAAGCTCGTCCGCGCCGCCGACGGGCCGGTCATCGGCGTCCACATGGTCGGCAGCCGCGTCGGCGAGCTCATCGCCGAGGCGCAGCTGATCTACAACTGGGAGGCCCTGCCCGACGAGGTCGCCCAGCTGATCCACCCGCACCCGACCCAGAGCGAGGCCCTGGGCGAGGCCCACCTGGCCCTGGCCGGCAAGCCGCTGCACGCGCACAGCTGA
- a CDS encoding oxidoreductase gives MGLFDRLRGRRGVGGPGRDRRGTLDRASASGDLAHLEQFVATRRGVEGYVEPRTAVTETTILLVAADGEWTRRRIDGPDVARRLSRDLAVPVYDAQVTGYPQRMRDWSARQKDNKL, from the coding sequence ATGGGACTGTTCGACCGGTTGCGCGGACGGCGGGGGGTCGGTGGCCCCGGACGGGACCGCCGGGGCACGCTGGACCGGGCCTCGGCGTCCGGGGACCTCGCGCACCTCGAGCAGTTCGTGGCGACCCGTCGGGGGGTCGAGGGGTACGTCGAGCCGCGGACGGCGGTGACCGAGACGACGATCCTGCTCGTCGCCGCCGACGGCGAGTGGACCCGCCGGCGGATCGACGGCCCGGACGTGGCCCGCCGCCTCTCCCGCGACCTCGCCGTCCCCGTCTACGACGCGCAGGTCACCGGCTACCCCCAGCGGATGCGCGACTGGAGCGCCCGCCAGAAGGACAACAAGCTCTGA
- a CDS encoding leucyl aminopeptidase, whose amino-acid sequence MPPTISATDRPLEKLTADAVVVGVGAGPTGLLTTPGAEAVDRLLGGRLLEALADLGARGAEDEVTRLPTFGQAPFPVVAVAGLGAPQADGTYSAEAVRRAAGAASRALTGRSSVVTLLAAVGGAPDAERLHAVGEGSLLGAYEFTAYKSGLPADRPTPPASFELVVPDAGAAKAPLARVRAVAAAVGLVRDLVNTPPNDLHPAELAARGAAAGKKAGLSVEVLDEKALADGGYGGILAVGGGSARGPRLLRLVYEGKKARTSVALVGKGITFDSGGISIKPAAKMEDMKSDMAGAAAVIATVCLVAELGLPVDVTATVPIAENLPSGTAYRPADVVTFRNGKRAEITNTDAEGRVVLADAICRAAEDSPDYLLETATLTGAQLVALGTRTAGVMGSDDLRDAVVAASTRTGEPMWAMPLPPELRRGLDSSVADLVNANADRMGGMLVGGHFLAEFVPAGLPWAHIDIAGPSYNTGAPWGYTPKGGTGVPVRTLLATIEDLIARS is encoded by the coding sequence GTGCCGCCGACGATCTCCGCCACCGACCGCCCGCTCGAGAAGCTGACCGCCGACGCCGTCGTCGTCGGGGTCGGCGCGGGACCCACGGGCCTGCTGACCACACCCGGCGCCGAGGCCGTCGACCGCCTGCTGGGCGGGCGGCTGCTGGAGGCGCTAGCCGACCTGGGCGCCCGCGGCGCCGAGGACGAGGTGACCCGGCTGCCGACGTTCGGGCAGGCCCCGTTCCCGGTGGTCGCCGTCGCCGGGCTGGGCGCCCCGCAGGCCGACGGCACGTACTCCGCCGAGGCCGTGCGCCGCGCCGCCGGCGCCGCCAGCCGTGCGCTGACCGGCCGGAGCTCGGTGGTGACGCTGCTGGCGGCCGTGGGCGGCGCCCCGGACGCCGAACGGCTGCACGCCGTCGGTGAGGGGTCGCTGCTCGGCGCCTACGAGTTCACCGCCTACAAGTCGGGGCTGCCCGCCGACCGGCCCACGCCGCCGGCCTCCTTCGAGCTGGTGGTGCCGGACGCGGGTGCGGCGAAGGCGCCGCTCGCGCGGGTGCGCGCCGTCGCGGCCGCGGTCGGCCTGGTCCGGGACCTGGTCAACACCCCGCCGAACGACCTGCACCCGGCCGAGCTCGCCGCCCGCGGTGCCGCCGCCGGCAAGAAGGCCGGGCTGTCGGTCGAGGTGCTCGACGAGAAGGCGCTGGCCGACGGCGGCTACGGCGGCATCCTCGCCGTCGGCGGCGGCTCGGCCCGCGGTCCGCGCCTGCTGCGCCTGGTCTACGAGGGCAAGAAGGCGCGCACCAGCGTGGCGCTGGTCGGCAAGGGCATCACCTTCGACAGCGGCGGCATCTCGATCAAGCCCGCCGCCAAGATGGAGGACATGAAGAGCGACATGGCCGGCGCCGCCGCCGTGATCGCCACCGTGTGCCTGGTCGCCGAGCTCGGGCTGCCGGTCGACGTGACCGCAACCGTGCCGATCGCGGAGAACCTGCCCAGCGGCACCGCCTACCGCCCGGCCGACGTCGTCACCTTCCGCAACGGGAAGCGGGCGGAGATCACCAACACCGACGCCGAGGGCCGCGTGGTGCTCGCCGACGCGATCTGCCGCGCCGCCGAGGACTCCCCCGACTACCTGCTGGAGACCGCCACGCTGACCGGCGCCCAGCTGGTCGCGCTTGGCACCCGGACCGCCGGGGTCATGGGCAGCGACGACCTGCGGGACGCCGTCGTGGCCGCCAGCACCCGCACCGGCGAGCCGATGTGGGCGATGCCGCTGCCGCCGGAGCTGCGCCGCGGCCTGGACTCCTCCGTCGCCGACCTGGTCAACGCCAACGCCGACCGGATGGGCGGCATGCTCGTGGGCGGGCACTTCCTGGCCGAGTTCGTCCCGGCCGGGCTGCCGTGGGCGCACATCGACATCGCCGGCCCGTCGTACAACACCGGCGCCCCGTGGGGCTACACGCCCAAGGGCGGCACCGGGGTGCCGGTGCGCACCCTGCTGGCCACGATCGAGGACCTGATCGCCCGCTCGTGA
- the gcvT gene encoding glycine cleavage system aminomethyltransferase GcvT, protein MDAPRQSPLHDRHVAAGAKWADFGGWSMPVEYAGGGVLAEHAAVREGVGLFDVSHLGTATVRGPGAADFLDGCLTNDLSRLGPGQAQYTLCCVPDGEPAAGGVVDDLIAYRHGDDEVLLVPNAANAAAVLERLTAAAPPGVAVTDRHTDVAVLALQGPRSVEVLAAAGLPGAELGYMTFATGERDGGDVTVCRTGYTGERGYELLVAADRAGALWDALLAAGAGAGIRPCGLGARDTLRTEMGYPLHGHELSTAITPNQARAGWAVGWHKPSFWGRSALLAEREAGPARRLWGLQAPGRGIPRPGMAVLRADGAVIGTVTSGTFSPTLRTGIALALLDEPAGVAEGDEVAVDVRGRPQPVVVRRPPFVPARVR, encoded by the coding sequence GTGGACGCACCCCGGCAGTCTCCCCTGCACGACCGGCACGTCGCCGCTGGCGCCAAGTGGGCCGACTTCGGCGGTTGGTCGATGCCGGTCGAGTACGCCGGGGGAGGGGTCCTGGCCGAACACGCCGCGGTGCGCGAGGGCGTCGGGCTCTTCGACGTCTCGCACCTGGGCACGGCCACGGTGCGCGGCCCGGGCGCGGCGGACTTCCTGGACGGCTGCCTGACCAACGACCTCTCCCGCCTCGGGCCCGGCCAGGCGCAGTACACGCTGTGCTGCGTCCCCGACGGGGAGCCGGCCGCCGGCGGGGTGGTCGACGACCTGATCGCCTACCGGCACGGGGACGACGAGGTGCTGCTCGTCCCCAACGCGGCGAACGCGGCGGCGGTGCTCGAGCGGCTGACCGCGGCCGCGCCGCCCGGGGTGGCCGTCACCGACCGGCACACCGACGTCGCCGTCCTCGCGCTGCAGGGCCCCCGGTCGGTCGAGGTGCTCGCCGCCGCCGGGCTGCCGGGGGCCGAGCTGGGCTACATGACCTTCGCCACGGGGGAGCGCGACGGCGGGGACGTCACCGTCTGCCGGACCGGCTACACCGGTGAGCGTGGCTACGAGCTGCTGGTGGCGGCCGACCGGGCAGGCGCGCTCTGGGACGCGCTGCTGGCCGCCGGTGCGGGCGCGGGCATCCGTCCGTGCGGCCTCGGCGCCCGGGACACGCTGCGCACCGAGATGGGCTACCCGCTGCACGGCCACGAGCTCTCGACCGCGATCACGCCGAACCAGGCCCGGGCCGGCTGGGCGGTGGGCTGGCACAAGCCGTCGTTCTGGGGGCGGTCGGCGCTGCTCGCCGAGCGGGAGGCCGGTCCGGCCCGGCGGCTGTGGGGGTTGCAGGCGCCCGGCCGCGGCATCCCGCGGCCCGGCATGGCGGTGCTCCGCGCCGACGGCGCGGTGATCGGCACGGTCACCAGTGGCACCTTCTCGCCGACGCTGCGCACCGGCATCGCGCTCGCGCTGCTGGACGAGCCCGCGGGGGTCGCGGAGGGGGACGAGGTCGCCGTCGACGTCCGTGGCCGCCCGCAGCCGGTCGTCGTCCGGCGTCCGCCGTTCGTGCCCGCCCGGGTCCGCTGA
- a CDS encoding YihY/virulence factor BrkB family protein, with protein sequence MERIRQRVQEKAERRAAARAVAARAAEDPATGASASTVVAAERREAARPAPAKPSPEQMPGVHAETPLQIPPRGWLQVVKRAWAENNADNMPIIAGGVAFFAFLAIFPTLIATISIYGLVADPDTVQSQISSLSDQLPREAATLISDQLSDIVSNSGGALTISLVVSILGALWSASGGTGNLLKAVNIAYDEVETRNFVKLRALSLLLTLGAIVFVLITFSLVAVLPVVLDALPLGVVGTVLSQVLRWLLLLGVMAGALAVLYRVAPDRDAPQLKWVSLGSVVVTVVWALVSLGFSLYVNNFGSYDQTYGAIAGVIVLMLWLYLTCYLVLFGAEINAETEHQTTVDTTEGDPLPMGERDAVVADEVPDPPVPSK encoded by the coding sequence GTGGAACGCATTCGCCAGCGGGTGCAGGAGAAGGCCGAGCGGCGTGCCGCCGCCCGGGCCGTGGCGGCGCGCGCGGCGGAGGACCCCGCCACCGGCGCATCCGCGTCGACCGTCGTGGCGGCCGAGCGGCGCGAGGCGGCACGTCCGGCACCGGCGAAGCCCAGCCCCGAGCAGATGCCCGGGGTGCACGCCGAGACGCCGCTGCAGATCCCCCCGCGGGGATGGCTGCAGGTGGTCAAGCGGGCGTGGGCGGAGAACAACGCGGACAACATGCCGATCATCGCCGGCGGCGTGGCGTTCTTCGCCTTCCTGGCAATCTTCCCCACCCTGATCGCCACCATCTCCATCTACGGCCTCGTCGCCGACCCCGACACGGTGCAGTCGCAGATCTCGTCGCTGTCCGACCAGCTGCCCCGAGAGGCAGCGACCCTGATCAGCGATCAGCTGAGCGACATCGTGTCCAACAGCGGCGGCGCCCTCACGATCAGCCTCGTCGTCTCGATCCTGGGTGCGCTGTGGAGCGCCTCCGGCGGGACCGGGAACCTGCTCAAGGCGGTCAACATCGCCTACGACGAGGTGGAGACCCGGAACTTCGTCAAGCTGCGCGCGCTGTCCCTGCTGCTCACGCTCGGCGCGATCGTGTTCGTGCTGATCACGTTCTCGTTGGTCGCCGTGCTGCCGGTCGTGCTCGACGCGCTGCCGCTCGGCGTCGTCGGCACCGTGCTCTCCCAGGTGCTGCGCTGGCTCCTGCTGCTCGGGGTCATGGCCGGCGCGCTCGCGGTGCTCTACCGGGTCGCCCCGGACCGGGACGCCCCGCAGCTGAAGTGGGTGAGCCTCGGCTCGGTCGTGGTCACGGTCGTCTGGGCACTGGTCAGCCTCGGCTTCAGCCTCTACGTGAACAACTTCGGTTCCTACGACCAGACGTACGGCGCGATCGCCGGTGTGATCGTGCTGATGCTGTGGCTGTACCTGACCTGCTACCTGGTGCTCTTCGGGGCGGAGATCAACGCCGAGACCGAGCACCAGACCACGGTGGACACCACCGAGGGCGACCCGCTGCCGATGGGCGAGCGCGACGCCGTCGTCGCCGACGAGGTGCCCGACCCGCCGGTGCCGTCGAAGTAG
- a CDS encoding DUF4235 domain-containing protein: MSPSPKAVYRPIGLLGGVLAGALSGAVFKQIWKRVADEDDAPGALQSEYRMREVVLAAAIQGALFGATKALIDRAGARGFTKVTGNWPGD, translated from the coding sequence GTGAGCCCGAGCCCGAAGGCCGTCTACCGCCCGATCGGGCTGCTGGGCGGTGTCCTGGCCGGCGCGCTCTCCGGCGCGGTGTTCAAGCAGATCTGGAAGCGGGTCGCCGACGAGGACGACGCGCCCGGAGCCCTGCAGAGCGAGTACCGGATGCGCGAGGTCGTCCTGGCCGCCGCGATCCAGGGGGCGCTGTTCGGCGCGACGAAGGCCCTGATCGACCGCGCCGGCGCCCGTGGTTTCACCAAGGTCACCGGCAACTGGCCCGGCGACTGA
- a CDS encoding DUF3618 domain-containing protein — MTGPDEHPPGDHQPAGPRPTDPDAIRADIEQTREQLGRTVDELTHRLDVPTRAKESAIESIARTRDTAVETYRESPPAVIGGGVAALTAVVGLLAWRRRRRRTAPARAAAAQAQQRRAVVQQAASRAREERAAAHAAVAGRSAARRRAAGRALASRRRATVRRRTVARVAATARRTASHR; from the coding sequence ATGACCGGACCCGACGAGCACCCGCCCGGCGATCACCAGCCGGCCGGCCCCCGGCCCACCGACCCGGACGCGATCCGGGCCGACATCGAGCAGACCCGCGAGCAGCTCGGCCGGACCGTCGACGAGCTGACCCACCGGCTCGACGTGCCGACCCGCGCCAAGGAGTCCGCGATCGAGAGCATCGCCCGGACCCGGGACACGGCCGTGGAGACCTACCGGGAGAGCCCGCCGGCGGTGATCGGGGGCGGGGTCGCCGCCCTGACCGCGGTCGTCGGCCTGCTCGCCTGGCGTCGGCGGCGCCGGCGGACGGCCCCGGCGCGCGCGGCGGCCGCTCAGGCGCAACAGCGTCGCGCGGTGGTCCAGCAGGCAGCCTCCCGAGCCCGCGAGGAACGGGCGGCTGCCCACGCGGCGGTCGCGGGTCGGTCCGCGGCGCGTCGCCGGGCCGCGGGACGCGCGCTCGCCAGCCGCAGGCGGGCGACGGTGCGCCGGCGCACCGTCGCCCGGGTGGCCGCGACCGCGCGGCGGACCGCGAGCCACCGGTGA
- a CDS encoding aldo/keto reductase family protein: protein MEFRRLGRSGLTISEIAYGNWLTHGSQVEEDAAHACVHAALDAGITTFDTADVYAGTKAESVLGRALAGQRREGLEVFTKVYWPTGPGANDRGLSRKHIVESCHASLRRLQTDYVDLYQAHRYDSSVPLEETMTAFADLVRQGKVLYLGVSEWRAEEIAAAAELARELKVPLISNQPQYSMLWRVIEAEVVPTSQEEGLSQIVWSPLAQGVLSGKYLPGQQPPADSRGGHATVGGSMRDYLTDDVLTRVQQLRPIADELGLSMAQLAVAWVLQNPNVAAAIIGASRPEQVRDNVQAAGVRLPAEVMTRIDEALGDVVERDPAKTSRG, encoded by the coding sequence GTGGAATTCAGACGCCTCGGCCGCTCCGGCCTGACCATCTCCGAGATCGCCTACGGCAACTGGTTGACGCACGGCAGCCAGGTCGAGGAGGACGCCGCCCACGCCTGCGTGCACGCGGCCCTCGACGCCGGGATCACCACCTTCGACACCGCCGACGTCTATGCCGGTACCAAGGCCGAGTCCGTGCTCGGCCGGGCCCTGGCCGGTCAGCGGCGGGAGGGCCTGGAGGTCTTCACCAAGGTCTACTGGCCGACCGGGCCCGGAGCCAACGACCGCGGGCTCTCCCGCAAGCACATCGTGGAGAGCTGCCACGCCTCGCTGCGGCGGCTGCAGACCGACTACGTCGACCTGTACCAGGCGCACCGGTACGACTCCTCGGTGCCGCTGGAGGAGACGATGACCGCCTTCGCCGACCTCGTGCGGCAGGGCAAGGTGCTCTACCTCGGGGTGTCGGAGTGGCGGGCCGAGGAGATCGCCGCCGCCGCCGAGCTGGCCCGCGAGCTCAAGGTGCCGCTGATCAGCAACCAGCCGCAGTACTCGATGCTGTGGCGGGTCATCGAGGCCGAGGTGGTGCCCACCAGCCAGGAGGAAGGCCTCTCCCAGATCGTCTGGTCCCCGCTCGCCCAGGGCGTGCTCAGCGGGAAGTACCTGCCCGGGCAGCAGCCGCCGGCCGACAGCCGGGGCGGCCACGCCACCGTGGGCGGGTCGATGAGGGACTACCTGACCGACGACGTGCTGACCCGGGTGCAGCAGCTGCGGCCGATCGCCGACGAGCTCGGCCTGTCCATGGCCCAGCTGGCGGTGGCCTGGGTGCTGCAGAACCCCAACGTCGCGGCAGCGATCATCGGCGCCAGCCGGCCCGAGCAGGTGCGGGACAACGTGCAGGCCGCCGGCGTCCGCCTGCCGGCCGAGGTGATGACCCGGATCGACGAGGCGCTGGGCGACGTCGTCGAGCGCGACCCGGCCAAGACCTCGCGCGGCTGA
- a CDS encoding DUF3043 domain-containing protein, giving the protein MKLRLPGRRTDSATTPDTSSDLSAQLAGSTAVGKGRPTPKRNEAQGRRSGPVPPPPTTRKEAYRRMREQQAANRGTTRQAALRGDDSALPARDRGPVRRLVRDVVDARRNAGSFFLVVAALVLVGYFIPNPAVQSYTVFVWFAFFLVIVVDSVFLGRRIKKVVGERYPDHTERMRGLIWYGVSRATMIRRWRFPKPQVPQGAEV; this is encoded by the coding sequence GTGAAGCTCCGCCTGCCCGGCCGCCGCACCGACTCCGCGACCACCCCGGACACCTCCTCCGACCTGTCCGCCCAGCTGGCCGGCAGCACGGCGGTGGGCAAGGGCCGGCCGACGCCGAAGCGCAACGAGGCCCAGGGCCGCCGTTCCGGGCCGGTGCCCCCGCCGCCGACCACCCGCAAGGAGGCCTACCGGCGGATGCGGGAGCAGCAGGCGGCCAACCGCGGCACCACGCGCCAGGCGGCCCTGCGGGGTGACGACAGCGCGCTGCCGGCCCGCGACCGTGGACCGGTCCGGCGACTGGTCCGCGACGTCGTCGACGCCCGGCGCAACGCCGGCAGCTTCTTCCTGGTCGTGGCCGCCCTCGTGCTGGTCGGCTACTTCATCCCGAACCCGGCCGTGCAGAGCTACACGGTGTTCGTCTGGTTCGCCTTCTTCCTGGTCATCGTCGTCGACTCGGTGTTCCTGGGCCGCCGGATCAAGAAGGTGGTCGGCGAGCGGTACCCGGACCACACGGAGCGGATGCGCGGCCTGATCTGGTACGGCGTCAGCCGCGCCACCATGATCCGCCGCTGGCGCTTCCCCAAGCCGCAGGTGCCGCAGGGCGCGGAGGTCTGA
- a CDS encoding HesB/IscA family protein: MTVQDTQAPDATGVVLSDPAALKVKTLLDQEGRDDLRLRIAVQPGGCSGLRYQLFFDERFLDGDQTYEYGGVEVIVDRMSTPYLSGATIDFVDTIEKQGFTIDNPNAGGSCACGDSFH; the protein is encoded by the coding sequence ATGACCGTGCAGGACACGCAGGCCCCCGACGCCACCGGCGTCGTGCTCAGCGACCCGGCCGCCCTCAAGGTGAAGACGCTGCTGGACCAGGAGGGCCGCGACGACCTGCGGCTGCGCATCGCCGTGCAGCCCGGTGGCTGCTCGGGCCTGCGCTACCAGCTCTTCTTCGACGAGCGCTTCCTCGACGGCGACCAGACCTACGAGTACGGCGGCGTCGAGGTGATCGTCGACCGGATGAGCACCCCCTACCTCAGCGGCGCGACGATCGACTTCGTCGACACCATCGAGAAGCAGGGCTTCACGATCGACAACCCGAACGCGGGCGGCTCCTGCGCCTGCGGCGACAGCTTCCACTGA